The following coding sequences are from one Oscillospiraceae bacterium window:
- the trkA gene encoding Trk system potassium transporter TrkA, whose protein sequence is MKIIIVGCGKVGEKLLEKLSHEKEHDITVIDLKADRVNDVVNEYDAMGVIGNGFDVDTLLSADVENCDILIAVTGSDEVNLMTCLLAKKKGNCQTIARVRQPEYHKSIKIVKEDLGLTLIVNPEFAAASEIARALRFPSAIQIDTFAKGRVEILKFKVPKESVINGLKVYEISTKLNSDILVCGVERGEEVFIPSGNFVIKEKDLVSIIAAPTKATPFFKTIGIKINKVKDTIIIGGGATAYYLSKLLIRTGIDVKIIEQKPQRCEHLAEALPKATVICGDATDNKLLLEEGIERAESVVTLTNIDEENIMLSLFAKTLTQGKIVTKINRVSYDEVINNMDLDTIIYPKEITAENILRFVRAKKNTFGNNVETLHYILDGKAEALEFNIMEDSPVCNKPIGKLNLKKDILIACINRNGQIIHPRGYDVIKPNDTVVIVTTHRGFKDISDILED, encoded by the coding sequence ATGAAAATAATTATTGTAGGTTGCGGTAAAGTAGGCGAAAAACTACTTGAAAAATTAAGCCATGAAAAAGAACATGATATTACCGTAATTGATTTAAAGGCTGACAGAGTAAACGATGTCGTAAACGAATATGATGCAATGGGAGTTATAGGAAACGGATTTGATGTTGATACCCTGCTTTCAGCCGATGTGGAAAACTGTGATATTTTGATTGCTGTAACAGGCTCAGATGAAGTAAATCTTATGACTTGCCTTCTTGCTAAGAAAAAGGGTAATTGCCAGACTATCGCAAGGGTAAGACAACCTGAATACCATAAGTCAATCAAAATAGTAAAAGAAGACTTGGGGCTTACTTTGATTGTTAACCCTGAATTTGCCGCAGCAAGTGAAATTGCAAGGGCGCTTCGTTTCCCTTCTGCAATTCAGATTGATACGTTTGCAAAAGGAAGAGTTGAAATTTTAAAATTCAAAGTTCCTAAAGAATCGGTTATAAACGGACTTAAAGTATATGAAATTTCAACCAAACTTAACAGTGATATTTTAGTATGCGGTGTTGAAAGAGGAGAGGAAGTATTTATTCCTTCGGGTAATTTTGTCATAAAAGAAAAGGACCTGGTAAGCATTATTGCAGCACCGACTAAAGCAACACCGTTTTTTAAAACAATAGGAATTAAAATAAATAAGGTTAAAGATACAATTATTATAGGCGGAGGAGCAACTGCATATTATCTTTCAAAATTACTGATAAGAACGGGTATTGATGTTAAAATTATAGAACAGAAACCTCAAAGATGCGAACATCTTGCAGAGGCACTTCCTAAAGCAACAGTTATCTGCGGCGATGCAACCGATAATAAACTGCTTTTGGAAGAAGGAATTGAAAGAGCAGAATCAGTTGTAACTCTTACTAATATTGATGAAGAAAATATAATGCTCTCGCTTTTTGCCAAAACTCTTACGCAAGGGAAAATTGTTACAAAAATCAACCGTGTTTCGTATGACGAAGTAATAAACAATATGGACCTTGACACAATCATATATCCTAAAGAAATAACGGCAGAGAATATCTTAAGATTTGTAAGAGCAAAAAAGAATACTTTCGGAAATAATGTTGAAACTCTGCATTATATTTTAGACGGAAAGGCAGAAGCGTTGGAATTTAACATAATGGAAGATTCTCCTGTCTGCAATAAACCTATAGGAAAATTAAACTTAAAGAAAGATATTTTAATAGCGTGTATAAACAGAAACGGACAGATTATTCATCCGAGAGGTTATGATGTAATAAAACCGAATGATACCGTTGTTATTGTTACAACTCACAGGGGATTTAAGGATATTTCGGATATTTTAGAGGATTAA
- a CDS encoding DNA translocase FtsK: MATTNKRTTKSKNEAAKKRALKKQKEQKKKVFKTLGLITLYIVFAVLMFLSFYSMLLSYFGEIIKNTFLGLFGSVSYILPFGLIYGFIYYFMEKKRKGNFSKLYLLSGIFLNLSIIFELAAFKGQAVPIIIENFFTNGINHIGGGIVGGFIAEPVKSLISFTGALILFIVTLMFLLFAFFYEQVLLLSAHIVKTIKERKEQKKLLEKEEKKNKDKKEEKAEIKEVKPLNDLENVLVYDDDKIPEPETYPDKNPDRFDEILASYEMPKAKEDDLNIEDNIVLIERTELEQELLNEKENLDNILSGGKNIPEKEGEPPAKKTINRKIEYKFPSVELLEDNKAVRTGGVSDLKEKAIKLENILESFGVDAEVVNIEKGPSITRFELQPKSGVRISKIQSLSDDIKMNLAAASIRISPIPGKTVIGIEIPNDKITPVFIKDIITSDTFKEHKSKIAFTVGMDITGNPIIGDLAKMPHVLIAGATGSGKSVCINTLITSILYKATPNEVKLIMIDPKVVELGVYNGIPHLLIPVVTDPKKAAGALNWAVMEMENRYKLFAQAGVRNIEGYNSLCEKNNDEEGKLPQIVIIIDELADLMMVASKEVESYICRIAQLARAAGMHLVIATQRPSVNVITGLIKANVPSRIAFAVTSQIDSRTILDMSGAEKLLGKGDMLYYPQGESKPIRVQGSLIVDKEVERVVNVVKANSEVVYNEDILEHLEKEQTFEGDTKSREEEALDADEMLPQAIEVILDNNQASVSLLQRKLKLGYSRAARIVDQMEERGIVGPSEGSKPRQILITKEQYYEMELNSIRN; this comes from the coding sequence ATGGCAACTACAAACAAAAGAACAACAAAATCAAAAAATGAAGCAGCCAAGAAGCGTGCTTTAAAGAAACAAAAAGAACAAAAGAAAAAAGTATTTAAAACTTTGGGACTTATAACATTATATATAGTCTTTGCTGTTTTAATGTTTTTAAGTTTCTATTCTATGCTTTTATCCTATTTCGGAGAGATTATAAAGAATACTTTTTTAGGGCTGTTCGGCTCGGTTTCTTATATTCTGCCATTTGGATTAATTTACGGATTTATCTATTATTTTATGGAAAAGAAGAGAAAGGGAAACTTTTCAAAACTATATCTTCTTTCCGGAATATTCCTAAACTTAAGCATAATTTTTGAACTGGCAGCATTCAAGGGACAGGCAGTTCCTATAATTATTGAAAACTTTTTTACAAACGGAATAAATCATATCGGCGGTGGAATTGTCGGTGGTTTTATTGCAGAGCCTGTAAAAAGTCTTATATCCTTTACGGGAGCATTGATATTATTTATTGTTACCCTTATGTTTCTTCTTTTTGCGTTCTTCTATGAACAAGTGCTTTTACTGTCAGCACATATTGTAAAAACTATAAAAGAAAGAAAAGAGCAAAAGAAACTTTTAGAAAAGGAAGAAAAGAAAAACAAGGATAAGAAAGAAGAAAAAGCCGAAATTAAAGAGGTAAAACCTCTTAACGATTTAGAGAATGTTTTAGTGTATGACGATGACAAAATCCCTGAGCCTGAAACATACCCTGATAAAAATCCTGACCGTTTTGATGAAATTTTAGCATCTTATGAAATGCCAAAGGCAAAAGAAGATGATTTAAATATTGAAGATAATATTGTTTTAATTGAAAGAACTGAGTTAGAGCAGGAACTCTTAAACGAAAAAGAAAATCTTGACAATATTTTATCGGGCGGAAAAAATATCCCTGAAAAAGAGGGAGAGCCACCTGCTAAAAAAACAATAAACAGAAAAATCGAGTATAAATTCCCGTCTGTTGAACTTTTAGAAGATAATAAGGCAGTGCGTACAGGAGGAGTTTCCGACCTTAAAGAAAAAGCCATCAAGTTAGAAAACATATTGGAAAGTTTTGGCGTTGACGCAGAGGTTGTGAATATTGAAAAAGGTCCGTCTATAACAAGATTTGAACTTCAGCCTAAATCAGGGGTAAGAATTTCTAAAATACAAAGTCTTTCAGATGATATAAAAATGAATCTTGCCGCAGCAAGTATAAGAATTTCGCCTATTCCGGGAAAAACTGTTATAGGTATTGAAATTCCTAATGATAAAATAACCCCTGTTTTTATAAAAGATATAATAACAAGCGATACCTTTAAAGAACACAAATCGAAAATTGCCTTTACTGTCGGTATGGATATAACAGGAAATCCGATTATCGGCGACCTTGCAAAAATGCCTCACGTTCTTATTGCAGGTGCTACAGGGTCGGGTAAGAGTGTATGTATAAATACTCTTATAACGTCAATTTTATATAAAGCAACACCTAATGAAGTTAAACTTATAATGATTGACCCGAAAGTAGTTGAACTTGGTGTTTATAACGGAATACCCCACCTTTTAATCCCTGTTGTAACCGATCCTAAAAAAGCAGCAGGTGCGCTTAACTGGGCAGTTATGGAAATGGAAAACAGATATAAACTGTTTGCTCAGGCGGGAGTAAGAAATATCGAAGGATATAACAGTCTTTGTGAAAAAAATAATGACGAAGAGGGCAAACTGCCTCAGATAGTTATAATAATAGACGAACTTGCAGATTTAATGATGGTTGCTTCAAAAGAAGTGGAAAGTTATATCTGCCGTATTGCGCAACTTGCAAGAGCAGCAGGTATGCACCTTGTTATCGCAACTCAAAGACCATCGGTAAATGTAATCACAGGGCTTATTAAAGCAAATGTTCCGTCACGAATTGCTTTTGCAGTTACCAGCCAGATTGACTCAAGAACAATCTTGGATATGAGCGGTGCTGAAAAACTTTTAGGAAAAGGCGATATGCTTTATTATCCTCAGGGCGAGTCAAAACCGATAAGAGTACAAGGCTCATTAATTGTGGATAAAGAAGTTGAAAGAGTTGTAAATGTTGTAAAAGCAAACTCAGAGGTAGTATATAACGAAGATATTTTAGAGCATCTTGAAAAAGAACAAACCTTTGAGGGCGATACAAAATCCCGTGAAGAAGAGGCTCTTGACGCAGACGAAATGCTTCCTCAGGCAATTGAGGTTATACTCGATAATAATCAGGCGTCTGTTTCACTCCTTCAAAGAAAGTTAAAACTCGGTTATTCCCGTGCAGCCCGAATTGTTGACCAGATGGAAGAGCGAGGAATTGTAGGACCGTCTGAGGGAAGCAAACCAAGGCAGATACTTATTACTAAAGAACAATACTATGAAATGGAACTAAATTCAATTCGTAATTAA
- a CDS encoding TrkH family potassium uptake protein, which produces MNYKTIFYMLGMVIGCEGFCMFLPLICALCYGEKEWYHFLFTIILCFIFALILTYKKPEKKNIYAKEGFVIVSLSWIFMSIFGCIPFMLSGVIKEFIPALFEIVSGFTTTGASILSDLTIVPKSILFWRSFTHWLGGMGVLVLLVAILPLSGGSNLHLLRAETTGPAVSKLVPKVKSSSKILYAIYIGLTFLQVILLLLSGLNLFEALTLSFGTAGTGGFGILNSSIGEYSNLVQWIISIFMILFAIDFSVYYLIIIRKVKLAIKSEEVRAFLGIIFASVLIITLNCYHIFGNIFETIRHAFFQVSSIITTTGYTTTNFDMWPELSKTILIALMFIGACAGSTGGGVKVSRILILLKSIIKEIKVAAHPKSTHKLLLNGRPIEHETVRAVNVYMVSYIVIFLVSLLIVSIDNIDFTTHFTGVLATMGNIGPGMSKAYANFTAFSNRSLIVFIFDMLAGRLEIFPLLILFSKYTWKK; this is translated from the coding sequence ATGAACTATAAAACTATTTTTTATATGTTGGGTATGGTTATAGGGTGTGAAGGATTTTGTATGTTTCTCCCTTTAATCTGTGCCTTATGTTATGGTGAAAAAGAGTGGTATCACTTTTTATTTACAATTATACTTTGCTTTATTTTTGCACTTATTCTTACTTATAAAAAACCTGAAAAGAAAAATATCTATGCAAAAGAAGGCTTTGTTATTGTAAGTTTAAGTTGGATATTTATGAGTATCTTCGGCTGTATTCCCTTTATGTTATCGGGCGTAATAAAAGAATTTATTCCTGCCCTTTTTGAAATAGTATCAGGGTTTACAACTACGGGTGCGTCTATACTTTCTGACTTAACTATTGTCCCCAAATCAATTTTGTTCTGGAGAAGTTTTACCCACTGGTTAGGCGGAATGGGCGTTCTTGTTCTTTTAGTTGCTATTCTCCCTTTGTCAGGCGGAAGCAATCTGCACCTTCTTCGTGCCGAAACTACAGGCCCCGCTGTTTCAAAGCTTGTACCTAAAGTAAAATCAAGCAGTAAAATACTTTATGCCATATATATAGGTTTAACATTTTTACAGGTTATACTTCTTTTACTTTCAGGACTTAACCTGTTTGAAGCGTTGACTTTAAGTTTCGGAACAGCAGGTACAGGAGGATTTGGAATTTTAAATTCAAGTATCGGCGAATATTCAAATTTAGTTCAGTGGATTATTTCCATATTTATGATACTTTTTGCTATTGACTTTTCGGTATATTATCTTATAATTATAAGGAAGGTCAAACTTGCAATTAAGTCGGAGGAAGTACGGGCATTTCTTGGAATTATATTTGCATCAGTACTTATTATAACTTTAAACTGTTATCACATTTTCGGGAATATATTCGAAACAATAAGACACGCCTTTTTTCAGGTAAGTTCAATTATTACGACAACAGGATACACTACTACAAATTTTGATATGTGGCCTGAACTTTCAAAAACCATTCTTATTGCTTTAATGTTTATAGGTGCCTGTGCAGGAAGTACGGGCGGCGGTGTCAAAGTTTCAAGAATTCTGATTTTACTTAAATCAATTATTAAGGAAATCAAAGTTGCCGCACACCCTAAAAGCACTCATAAGTTACTGCTTAACGGAAGACCGATTGAGCATGAAACTGTAAGGGCAGTCAATGTGTATATGGTATCTTATATTGTTATTTTTCTTGTTTCGCTGCTTATTGTATCTATAGATAATATAGATTTTACTACTCATTTTACAGGAGTACTTGCAACTATGGGAAACATCGGTCCAGGTATGAGTAAAGCGTATGCAAATTTTACAGCCTTTTCCAATCGCTCCCTTATAGTATTTATTTTTGATATGCTGGCAGGAAGGCTTGAAATTTTTCCGCTTTTAATATTATTTTCAAAATACACCTGGAAAAAGTAG
- a CDS encoding nucleotidyltransferase has product MDTKNSALIVMAAGMGSRFGGLKQMEPLGPHGEVILDYSVYDAMEAGFNKIVFVIKKAIEKDFRELVGKKFESKVDVSYTFQELDDLPEGFSVPEGREKPWGTGQAILTAKDIVKTPFAIVNADDYYGKSAYKIVHDHLMTSDEMCMAGYLLGNTISDNGTVARGICEMENGYLKKIVETTDIDKNSGFPMDTLVSMNMWGLQSDFFEKLEAGFIDFLKTNDNPLKGEYFIPKFIDRLIQEEGAKVKVLKATDKWYGVTYKEDSDIVKAAFKKFDEEGLYPNM; this is encoded by the coding sequence ATGGATACAAAAAATAGTGCATTAATTGTTATGGCGGCAGGTATGGGAAGCCGTTTCGGAGGACTAAAACAAATGGAGCCTTTAGGTCCTCACGGAGAAGTTATTTTAGACTACTCTGTTTATGATGCTATGGAAGCAGGTTTTAATAAAATCGTTTTCGTAATAAAAAAGGCTATTGAAAAAGATTTCAGAGAACTAGTTGGTAAAAAGTTCGAATCTAAAGTTGACGTTAGTTATACTTTCCAGGAACTTGACGATTTACCTGAAGGCTTTTCCGTTCCTGAGGGAAGAGAAAAACCATGGGGAACAGGTCAGGCAATTCTTACAGCAAAAGATATTGTTAAAACACCTTTTGCAATTGTAAATGCTGACGACTACTACGGAAAAAGTGCTTACAAAATTGTTCACGACCATCTTATGACAAGTGATGAAATGTGTATGGCAGGTTACTTACTTGGCAACACAATTTCCGATAACGGTACTGTTGCTCGTGGTATTTGCGAAATGGAAAACGGATACCTTAAGAAAATCGTTGAAACAACTGATATTGATAAAAACTCAGGTTTTCCTATGGATACACTTGTTTCAATGAATATGTGGGGCTTGCAGTCTGATTTCTTTGAAAAATTAGAAGCAGGATTTATAGATTTTCTAAAAACAAACGATAATCCTCTAAAAGGCGAATATTTCATTCCTAAATTTATCGATCGCTTAATTCAGGAAGAAGGCGCAAAAGTAAAAGTATTAAAAGCTACTGATAAATGGTACGGTGTTACTTATAAAGAAGATTCTGACATTGTTAAAGCCGCTTTCAAAAAATTTGATGAAGAAGGATTATATCCTAATATGTAA
- the galE gene encoding UDP-glucose 4-epimerase GalE, translated as MNVLVTGGAGYIGSHTSVLLLEAGYDIVVLDNLSNSSEEALSRVKKITGKDFKFYKTDLLDYEGVEKIFKENKIDAVIHFAGLKAVGESVSIPLKYYENNISGTLKLLDVMGKYNVKKLVFSSSATVYGDPHTVPIKEDFPLSCTNPYGRTKLMIEEILRDLYVSDNEWDIAILRYFNPVGAHESGLIGEDPNGIPNNLLPYISQVAVGKLECLSVFGDDYDTEDGTGVRDYIHVMDLSDGHIKALNKVAKKSGVVTYNLGTGNGYSVLDMVKAFSKASGKEVKYKIAPRRPGDIAKCYADPKKAEEELGFKATRDLDDMCRDAWRWQEGNKNGYKK; from the coding sequence ATGAATGTATTAGTAACAGGGGGAGCAGGTTATATCGGCTCTCACACATCAGTGCTTTTACTTGAAGCAGGTTATGATATAGTTGTTCTTGACAATTTATCAAACAGTTCGGAAGAAGCACTTTCAAGGGTTAAGAAAATAACCGGTAAAGATTTTAAGTTTTATAAAACTGACCTTTTAGATTATGAAGGGGTAGAAAAAATCTTTAAAGAAAACAAAATAGATGCAGTAATCCACTTTGCAGGATTAAAAGCAGTTGGAGAAAGTGTTTCCATTCCTTTAAAATATTATGAAAATAATATTTCGGGAACATTAAAACTTTTAGATGTTATGGGAAAATATAATGTTAAAAAACTTGTTTTCTCATCTTCTGCAACTGTTTACGGAGACCCGCATACAGTGCCTATTAAAGAAGATTTCCCTCTTTCATGCACCAATCCATACGGAAGAACAAAACTTATGATTGAAGAAATTTTAAGAGATTTATATGTATCTGATAACGAATGGGATATCGCAATATTAAGATACTTTAATCCTGTGGGCGCTCACGAAAGCGGACTTATAGGGGAAGACCCTAACGGTATTCCTAACAATCTTTTACCTTATATTTCTCAGGTTGCTGTTGGCAAATTAGAATGTTTATCAGTTTTTGGTGACGATTACGATACCGAAGACGGAACAGGGGTAAGAGATTATATTCACGTAATGGATTTATCTGACGGCCATATAAAAGCACTTAACAAAGTAGCAAAAAAATCAGGTGTCGTTACCTATAATTTAGGTACAGGCAATGGTTACAGCGTTCTTGATATGGTTAAAGCGTTTTCAAAGGCATCAGGTAAAGAAGTAAAATATAAAATTGCACCAAGAAGACCCGGCGATATTGCTAAATGTTATGCAGACCCTAAAAAAGCAGAAGAAGAACTTGGCTTTAAGGCAACAAGAGACTTAGACGATATGTGCCGTGACGCTTGGAGATGGCAGGAGGGAAACAAAAATGGATACAAAAAATAG